One window of the Phalacrocorax aristotelis unplaced genomic scaffold, bGulAri2.1 scaffold_322, whole genome shotgun sequence genome contains the following:
- the TMED4 gene encoding LOW QUALITY PROTEIN: transmembrane emp24 domain-containing protein 4 (The sequence of the model RefSeq protein was modified relative to this genomic sequence to represent the inferred CDS: inserted 3 bases in 2 codons; deleted 2 bases in 2 codons) gives MAGGGALRAAVAALVLAAWGXHGLYFHIGETEKRCFIEEIPDETMVIGNYRTQLWDKQSESFLPATPGLGMHVEVKDPDGKVVLSRQYGSEGRFTFTSHTPGEHQICLHSNSTRMALFAGGKLRVHLDIQVVNXPNNYPEIAAKDKLTELQLRARQLLDQVEQIQKEQNYQRYREERFRMTSESTNQRVLWWSIAQTIILILTGIWQMRHLKSFFEAKKLV, from the exons atggcgggcggcggggcgctgcGGGCGGCCGTTGCCGCCCTGGTGTTGGCGGCCTGGG GCCACGGCCTCTACTTCCACATCGGCGAGACCGAGAAGCGCTGCTTCATCGAGGAAATCCCGGACGAGACCATGGTTATCG GGAACTACCGGACGCAGCTGTGGGACAAACAGTCGGAGTCATTCCTGCCCGCCACCCCTGGGCTGGGCATGCACGTGGAGGTGAAG GACCCCGACGGCAAG gTGGTGCTGTCGCGGCAGTACGGCTCCGAGGGGCGCTTCACCTTCACCTCC CACACGCCGGGCGAGCACCAGATCTGCCTCCACTCCAACTCCACCCGCATGGCGCTCTTTGCGGGCGGCAAACTG AGGGTGCACCTGGACATCCAGGTGGTGAA ACCCAACAACTACCCCGAAATCGCCGCTAAGGACAAGCTGACGGAGCTCCAGCTCCGCGCCCGGCAGCTCCTCGACCAGGTCGAGCAGATCCAGAAGGAGCAAAACTACCAGCGG TACCGGGAGGAGCGTTTTCGCATGACGAGTGAGAGCACCAACCAGCGGGTGCTGTGGTGGTCCATCGCCCAAACCatcatcctcatcctcaccGGCATCTGGCAGATGAGGCACCTTAAGAGCTTCTTCGAGGCCAAGAAGCTGGTGtag
- the DDX56 gene encoding putative ATP-dependent RNA helicase DDX56, translated as MAAAMEAPGFEHMGLDGRLLRAVAELGWAAPTAIQADAIPLALEGRDLLARARTGSGKTGAYGLPLLQHLLRVKEAPSAVAQAVRALVLVPSKELGQQVVRSLRQLAAFCARDVRVADLCAQSDLAAQRPVLMEKPDVVVGTPGRVLAHLGARSLSLRHSLELLVLDEADLLLSFGFGEDIKSLLCHLPKIYQAMLMSATFSPDVEALKELVLHNPVTVRPPEPQLPGSSQLRQFVVRCDTEEDKFLLLYALLKLSLLRGRALLFVGTLARCYRLKLFLEQFGIPACALNSELPARSRCHVITQFNRGIYDYIVATDEEAPAVPTEQTPRKKHKGAAQSKGKDPEYSVARGIDFQNVAAVINFDVPPTVESYIHRVGRTARADNPGTALTFALPEEHDGLARIEDALAGENGESMLQPYKFSMEEIEALRYRCRDAMRSVTKQAVKEARLREIKDELLNSEKLKVYFEDNPRDLHVLRHDKPLHPAIVKPHLRNVPEYLVPPTLRSIARPNLKKRKWLRLPRAGTNRRGGSSRGTGNPLQSFKYARRCAKRPAAPPS; from the exons ATGGCGGCGGCGATGGAGGCGCCGGGCTTTGAGCACATGGGGCTGGACGGGAGGCTGCTGCGG GcggtggcagagctgggctgggccgCCCCCACCGCCATCCAGGCCGACGCCATTCCCCTGGCGTTGGAGGGCCGCGATCTTCTCGCCCGGGCCAGGACCGGCTCCGGGAAGACGGGGGCATATGggctgcccctgctccagcacctcttGCGCGTCAAGGAG GCACCCTCGGCGGTGGCGCAGGCGGTGCGGGCGCTGGTGCTGGTGCCCTCcaaggagctggggcagcaggtGGTGCGCAGCCTGCGGCAGCTGGCAGCTTTCTGCGCCCGCGACGTGCGGGTGGCCGATCTCTGCGCCCAGAGTGACCTCGCCGCCCAACG GCCGGTGCTGATGGAGAAGCCGGACGTGGTGGTGGGCACGCCGGGCCGGGTGCTGGCGCATCTCGGCGCCCGCAGCCTGAGCCTGCGGCACTCGCTGGAGCTGCTCGTGCTGGATGAGGCCGACCTGCTGCTCTCCTTCGGCTTCGGCGAGGACATCAAGTCCCTGCTGTG ccacctccCCAAGATCTACCAGGCGATGCTCATGTCGGCCACCTTCAGCCCCGACGTGGAGGCCCTCAAGGAGCTGGTGCTGCACAACCCG GTGACGGTGCGCCCGCCGGAGCCCCAGCTCCccggcagctcccagctgcGGCAGTTCGTGGTGCGCTGCGACACCGAGGAGGACAAGTTCCTGCTGCTCTACGCGCTGCTGAAGCTGAGCctgctgcggggccgggccctgctCTTCGTGGGCACCCTCGCCCGCTGCTACCGCCTCAAGCTCTTCCTCGAGCAGTTCGGCATTCCCGCCTGCGCCCTCAACTCCGAGCTGCCCGCCCGCTCCCG gtgccacgtcATCACCCAGTTCAACCGGGGCATCTACGACTACATCGTGGCCACCGATGAGGAGGCGCCGGCCGTGCCCACGGAGCAGACCCCGCGCAAGAAACACAAGGGGGCTGCCCAGAG caagGGCAAGGACCCGGAGTACAGCGTCGCACGGGGCATCGACTTCCAAAACGTCGCCGCCGTCATCAACTTCGACGTGCCACCAACGGTCGAGTCCTACATCCACCGCGTGGGCAG GACGGCCCGCGCCGACAACCCCGGCACGGCGCTCACCTTCGCGCTGCCCGAGGAGCACGACGGCCTGGCCCGGATCGAGGACGCGCTCGCCGGAG AGAACGGCGAGTCGATGCTGCAGCCCTACAAGTTCTCCATGGAGGAGATCGAGGCGCTGCGCTACCGCTGCCGG GACGCCATGCGCTCCGTCACCAAGCAGGCGGTGAAGGAGGCCCGGCTGCGGGAGATCAAGGACGAGCTGCTCAACTCAGAGAAACTCAAG GTGTATTTTGAGGATAACCCCCGCGACCTGCACGTCCTGCGCCACGACAAGCCCCTGCACCCCGCCATCGTCAAGCCTCACCTCCGCAACGTGCCCGAGTACCTGG TGCCCCCCACCCTCCGCAGCATCGCCAGACCCAACCTCAAGAAGCGCAAGTGGCTGCGGCTGCCCCGCGCCGGCACCAACCGTCGGGGCGGCTCG TCCCGCGGCACCGGCAACCCGCTGCAGAGCTTCAAGTACGCCCGTCGCTGCGCCAAgcgcccggccgcgccgccctCCTGA